The genomic segment CGCCGAGTTGGGCGCAGCGGGTCCCATCACGGTGCCCATCTTCAACGGCAACGACCGCCTGCCCGATCTGTCGCCATACAAGACGCGCGCCGAGCTTGAGCGCGAGTTGCTCGCCACCATGCTCGCCCCCCTCGCTGCCCACGCCGAGCAGGTGGGAGCCGCCATACTGCTGGAGCCGCTGAACCGCTACGAGTCGAACAGCCTGCCGCAACAGAAGGACGGCGCCGAGGTCGTGCGCCGGGCCGGAGGTCGCGGCGTGCGCTTGATGTCGGACGTCTTCCACATGAGCATCGAGGAGCCCCGCATCCCGGATGCCCTGCGCGCCTGCCGCGACGTGATCGGCCACATCCACCTGGCCGACAGCACACGGCACGAGCCTGGCAGTGGGTCGGTGGACTGGCGCGCGGTGATGGCAGCCCTGCGCGAGATCGGCTACGGCGGCTACATGGCGTTCGAGTGCGGTCTGAGCGGCCCGGCGGAGGAGGTGCTGCCGCGCAGCGCCGCGCACCTGCGCCAGTACATGGATTAGCGCGATCGGCGTCAC from the Chthonomonadales bacterium genome contains:
- a CDS encoding sugar phosphate isomerase/epimerase: MKLSCQEGLVPGRSFAEKLRNLEAYGFDGIELNGGPLLDLNGLAERRAALNDSPVRASSICGGYPAEIVHPDPRRRQTCADALRRQLDLAAELGAAGPITVPIFNGNDRLPDLSPYKTRAELERELLATMLAPLAAHAEQVGAAILLEPLNRYESNSLPQQKDGAEVVRRAGGRGVRLMSDVFHMSIEEPRIPDALRACRDVIGHIHLADSTRHEPGSGSVDWRAVMAALREIGYGGYMAFECGLSGPAEEVLPRSAAHLRQYMD